From the Deinococcus ruber genome, the window CCGGAACAGCAGGCAGGAGCGCAGATTCTGGCGCTGGTGAGCGGGCTGGCGCGGCGCGAAGCGTAGAGCAGATGATGAGGGCCGGGTGATGCGGGCTGTTTGAAGCGGCAGGAACATTCCATCGTTCATTCCTTCTTTTCAGTGTCTATGTCAGAGCCGTGGCAGAACGCGTGGGCTACACTGGCGCAGTGAAGTTCCCCGGTTATCGCCTTGTTGCCGCCCTGTTGATGGGCGGTCTGCTCTCGGCAGGAGCGGGCCGCGCCGCTGCACCTGCCGCCAGCGCTGCACATCCGGTCAGCGCGTATCTGGCAGCGGTGGGCCATGTCCACCAGACCTACAACAACTGCGGCCCCGCCTCGGTGGTCAGCGTGCTCGACTATTACGGCATCGAGACCGATCAGGCGCAGGTGGCCCGTGTGCTGCGGCCCAGCGGCGGGTACATGCTGTCGAGCGTGATCGCCCCTTTCGTGCAGCACTATGGGCTGCGGGCCTCGCGCTTCCGAAACGGCAACCTCGAACATCTGCGCCGACTGACGGCGGCGGGCATCCCGGTCATCGTGTTGCAGTGGATGAACCGCGTGGGCGGCATCCCGCACTTCCGGGTGGTGCGCGGCTACGACGACCGCACCGGCCTGATGTGGCTGTCAGACCCGATCTACGGCCCGAACGTGTACGTCAGTTACGCCAACTTCCTGACGCTCTGGACGCTGGCCGGGCAGGAATTCATTCCGGTGTACCGCCCCGAACAGACCGCG encodes:
- a CDS encoding C39 family peptidase, which translates into the protein MKFPGYRLVAALLMGGLLSAGAGRAAAPAASAAHPVSAYLAAVGHVHQTYNNCGPASVVSVLDYYGIETDQAQVARVLRPSGGYMLSSVIAPFVQHYGLRASRFRNGNLEHLRRLTAAGIPVIVLQWMNRVGGIPHFRVVRGYDDRTGLMWLSDPIYGPNVYVSYANFLTLWTLAGQEFIPVYRPEQTALVGRILGVKL